The Streptomyces griseiscabiei genomic sequence GACGGTCACGCCGGGGTGGCGGGCCCGCCAGGCGTCCAGTACGTCGCCGAGCAAAGACTCGCCGCCTAGGACGAGTTGGCCCTCCGGCGAGTACTCCTCGGGCACCACCCCCAGCAGGTGCAGATGGCTGGGGGTGGCCTTGACGAAGTCGGGCCGGGTGACGGCCGCGTCCGGGTCGGGGCCGCTCGCGCCCCAGCGGACCAGTTCCACGGTGCCGCCGGAGATCAGCGGCCCGAACATCCCGGTGGCGGTGAGGTCGAACGAGACCGGCGAGTGCACCAGGACGCGTCGGCGCAGGCTCTCGTACTCATGGGTCGCCCACGCCAGGTAGGCGACCAGCGAGCGGTGTTCGACGACGACGGCCTTGGGCCGTCCGGTGGAGCCCGAGGTGAAGATGACGAACGCGGCGTGTTCGGGCCGCCGGTCCACGGCGGTGAGCGGGCCGGACGGCTGTGCGGCGATCGCCGGGTCGGCCGTCGTCACGACCGGCGCGTCCGTCAACGCCCCGACCGTCGCGGCGAGTTCGGCCGTGGTGACGACGGCGACCGGGGCGATGTCCGCCAGCATGAAGGCCAGCCGGTCGGCCGGGTGTGCCGGGTCGAGCGGCAGATAGCCGGCGCCGGTCTTCAGGGCGGCCAGCAGGGTCACCGGGATGTCCTCGGAGACCGGCATCAGCACGGCGACGTACCGTTCGGGACCGGCTCCCAGGTCGAGCAGGTGCCGGGCCAACCGGTCGGCGCGGGCGTCGAGTTCGGCGTACGACAGCTCGGTCGCGCCGAAGACGACGGCGGGGGCGTCCGGGGTGCGGGCGGCCTGGTCCTCGATCAGGTCGGTGAGCGTCCGGGCAGGCACCTCGTGGTCGTTGCTGTTCCACTCGGTGAGCAGCAGCCGTCGCTCGTCGGCGTCCACGACGTCGAACTCCCCGACCGGGCGGCCGGGTTCGGCGACGACGGCGGTGAGCAGCCGGGTGAAGCGCTCGGCGATCCGGGCGGCCGAGTCGCGGTCGAAGAGGTCGGTGGCGAACTCCAGGAGTCCGCCGATCCCGCCCTCGGGCCGCTCGGTGAGGAAGAACGACAGGTCGAACTTGGCGGCGGGCGACGCGACCGGCCGTACCCGCGCCGTGAGGCCGGGCAGATCGACGGCGAGGTCGAGGGCCGCCTGCTGGTCGGCGTTGTTGAAGTTCAGGCCGGTCTGGAACAGCGGGTGCCGGGCGGTGGAGCGTGCCGGGTTGACCGCCTCCACGACCCGTTCGAACGGCACGTCCTGGTGGGCGTAGGCGGCCAGGTCGGCGGCGCGCACCCGGCGCAGCACCTCGGTGAAGTCGGGGTCGCCGGTCAGGTCGGTACGCAGGACGAGGTTGTTGGCGAAGAAGCCGACCAGCGGGGTGAGGGCCTCGTCCGCGCGGTTCGCGACGGGTGAGCCGATCACGATGTCGTCGCCCGCGCCGAGCCGGTGCAGCAGGGTGGCCAGAGCGGCGTGCACGACCATGAAGACGGTCGTGTGGTGCTCACGGGCGAGCCGGACCAGGGCCTCGTGGACGGCGGGCTCGACCGCGAGCGGCACGGTGTCGCCCCGGTGGGTGGGGACGGCGGGCCGGGGCCGGTCGAAGGGCAGCTCCAGCTGCTCGGGCAGTCCGGTGAGCGCGGTCCGCCAGTGGTCGAGCTGCCGGGAGAGGGCGCTGTCCGGGTCGTCGGCCTCCCCCAGCGCAGCCCGCTGCCACACCGCGAAGTCGGCGTACTGGAGGGGCAGTTGGGCCCAGCCGGGGGCCTCTCCCCTGGCGCGGGCCGCGTACGCGTCGGCGAGGTCGCGGGCGAGCGGGGCCATGGAGGCGCCGTCGCCGGCGATGTGGTGCAGGACGAGCAGCAGCACGTGGTCGCCCGCGCCGAGGTCGAACAGGGTGGCGCGCAGCGGGGGTTGGGCGGTGAGGTCGAACGGGGTACGGACGGCGTCCGCGACGCGCTCGTCGAGTTCCGTCTCGGTGGCGCGGACGACGGTCAGCGGCGGTACGGACGCCAGGACCACCTGGTGGGGTCCGTGCTCGTCCTCGGCGAAGACCGTGCGCAGCTCCTCGTGCCGCCCGGCCAGGTCGTCCAGGGCGGCGGTGAGCGCGGCCACGTCGAGGTCACCGGTCAGCCGCAGCGCGACGGGCAGGTTGTACGTCGGGGACGGGCCCTCGAAGCGGTGCAGGAACCACAGCCGTTCCTGGGCGTACGACAGCGGCAGGCGTCCCTCGCGGGGCAGGGCCGTGACGCCGGTGCGGCGCGGGCCGTTCCCGTCGAGCCGGGTCGCGAGCTTCGCCACGGTCGTCGCCTCGAACAGGACCGACAGTTCGAGGTCGGTGTCGAGGGCGGCGCGGATACGGCCGGCCAGCCGGGTGACCAGCAGGGAGTGGCCGCCGAGCGCGAAGAAGTCGTCGTCGATCGAAACCTCGGGGACGCGCAGCACCTCGGCGAACAGGCCGCACAGGATCTCCTCCTGCGGGGTGCGCGGGCCGCGCCCGGCGGTGTGCGCGAGGTCGGGGACCGGCAGGGCCCGGCGGTCGAGCTTGCCGTTCGGGGTGAGCGGCAGCACGTCCAGGGTGACGATCTGGGCCGGGACCATGTACTCGGGCAGCCGTGCCGCGAGCCGGTCCCGCAGCTCCTGCGCGTCGACCGGGACGCCCGGCGCGGCGGGGACGACATAGCCGACGAGCCACTGCCCGTGGACGGCCGCGGCGGCGCGGGCGACGGCCGGGTGGTCGGTGAGCGCGTCCTCGATCTCGCCGAGTTCCACGCGGAAGCCGCGCAGCTTGACCTGGTTGTCGGCGCGTCCGAGGTACTCCAGCTCGCCGTCCGCCGTCCAGCGCGCCAGGTCCCCGGTGCGGTACATGCGGGCGCCGGGCGGCCCGTAGGGGCTCGCGACGAACCGTTCGGCGGTGAGCGCGGGCCGGTCGAGGTAGCCGCGGGCCAACTGGACACCCTCGACGTACAGTTCACCGGGCGCTCCGGGGGCGACCGGTGCCAGCGTCGAGTCGAGCACATAGACGCGGGTGTTGGCGACGGGGCCGCCGATCAGCACGGTCTCGGTGTCCGCCGGCGCGGCCCAGGCGGTGACGTCCACGGCGGCCTCGGTGGGGCCGTAGGCGTTGAGGAGGACGGCGCGGGAGTCGTCGTGGAAGCGGCGGACCAGCTCGGCGGGCAGGGCCTCGTCGCCCGAGACGACCAGGCGCACGGAGTCCGGCAGCCGGGTCTCGGCCAGGTAGGCGCCGAGCATGGAAGCGCTGAGGTGGACGACGGCGACGGACTCCTCGCGCATCAGCCGCTCCAGGTAGAGCGGGTCACGGTGGCCGTCGGGGCGGGCGACGACGAGGGTGCCGCCGTACATCAGGGTCCAGAAGACCTCCCACACCGACACGTCGAAGCTGACCGGGGTGGACTGCAACACCTGCTCGCCCGGGGCGAGTCGGTGGTCGCGCTGCATCCACCACAGCCGGTTCGCCATGCCCGCGTACGTGTTGACGGTGCCCTTGGGGCGGCCGGTGGAGCCGGAGGTGTAGATGACGTACGCGGCGTTGTCGCCGTGGGCCGTCACCCCCGGGTTCGCCGTCGGTGCGCCCGGATTCCGCGCGGGGCCCTCGGCGTCGGGGGCGATGCGTTCGAAGCCGTCCGCGTCACGGTCGGAGATCAGCAGCCGGGCATGGGAGTCGGCGAGGATGTAGGCGATCCGGTCGGCCGGGTAGCCGGTGTCGATGGGCACGTACGCGGCGCCCGTCTTGAGTACCGCCCACAGGGCCACCATCAGGTCGACCGAGCGGGGCAGCATCACGGCGACCCGTGACTCGGGTCCGACGCCCCGCTCGCGCAGGGCATGGGCGAGCCGGTTCACCCGGGCGTCGAACTCACCGTAGGTGACCCGCTCGCCCTCGAAGCGGACCGCCTCGGCGTCGGGGGTGCGCAGGGCGTGCGCCTCCAGCAGGGCGACCGCCGCGTCCTCGGCGTCGAACGCCACGGTGGTGTCGTTCCAGCCGGTGAGCACCAGGGCGCGGTCGGCGGCGCCGAGGACGTCGACCTCGGAGAGCCGCTGTCCGGGATCGGCGGTGACGCGCTCCAGGACGCGGACGAACCGGGCGGCGAAGCTCTCGGCCGTACGGCGGTCGTAGAGGTCGGTGGCGTACTCCAGGCGGCAGAGCAGGCCGCCGCCCTCGTGGACGTGGCAGTCGAAGTGCACGTCGAACTTGGCGGTGCCGCTGGTGACCGGGCCGGGGTCGGCGGTGACGCCGGGCAGGTCGAAGCGGGCCTCGGTGAGGTCCAGCCAGGCCAGCATCACCTGGAAGAAGGCGTGCCGGGAGCGGGAGCGCTCCGGGTTCACCTCCTCCACCAGGCGTTCGAAGGGGACGCCCTGGTGGGCGTAGGCGGCGAGGCCCGTCTCCCGGACGCGGACGAGCAGTTCCTCGAAGCTCGGGTCGCCGGAGGTGTCCATGCGGTAGACGAGGGTGTTGATGAAGACGCCGACCACGTCGTCGAGGACGGAGTCGGGCCGGTCGGCGATCACACCGCCGAGCGGGATGTCCTCGCCCGCGCCGAGCCGGGTCAGCAGCAGGGACACCGCGGCCTGGAGGACCATGAACGGGGTCGTGCGGGTGCGTCCCGCGAGGTCCAGCATCCGCTGGTACAGCTCGGGGGCGACCGGGAACTCGACATGGTCGCCGCGGTGGGTGGCCACCGCCGGGCGCGGCCGGTCGCCGGGGAAGGTGACCTCGGGCGGCAGGCCGTCCAGGTGCTGCTTCCAGTACTCGATCTGGCGGGGCAGGTCCGCGGCGAGCGTCTCGCGCTGCCAGATCGCGAAGTCCGGGTACTGCACGATCAGTTCGGGGAAGCCGGGCGTGGCGGCGCCGGTCCGGGCGCGGTAGCCGGTGGTGATGTCCTCGGCCATCGGGCGCAGCGAGGCGCCGTCGGCGGCGATGTGGTGCACGACCAGCAGCAGGACGTACGTGTCGGGGCCGGTCTCGTACAGCGTCGTCCGCAGGGGCACGTCGCGGGTCAGGTCGAAGGCTCGGGCCGCGTCGGCGGCGAGGTCGGGGGCGGCGTCGCGGACGTACTCCGTGGTGTAGGGGGTGTCGGGCGGCAGGACCACCTGGTGGGGGCCCTCGGCGTCCTCCGGGTAGACCGTGCGGAGCGCCTCGTGGCGGGCGACCAGTTCGGCCAGGGCGCCGGCGAGGGCGTCCGTGTCGAGGGCGCCGGTGAGCCGGATCGCGAGGGGGATGTTGTAGGTGCCGGAGGAGCCCTGGAGGCTCTGCAGGAACCACATGCGTTCCTGGGCGAACGACAGCGGGACACGGCCGGGCCGTTCCTCGGCGGTGAGGCGTTTGGCCTGGGGTGCCAGGCTGGTCAGCCGTGCGGCGACACCGGCGACGGTCGGGGCGGCGAAGAGGTCGCGCAGCGACACATCGACGCCGAACTCGTCGCGCACCCGGTGCACCAGACGGATCATCAGGATGGAGGTGCCGCCGAGCGCGAAGAACTCGTCGTCGACACCGACGCGTTCGACGCCGAGGACCTCGGCGACGATGGCGCACAGGGACGTCTCCTCGGGCGAGCGGGGCTCGCCGCCGCCCGCCGGGGCGACCGGGGCGGAGCCGGTCTCCACGGCCGCGGCGCCCATGACGAGCAGCCGGTCCGCGTCGTCGACCTCGACCAACTCGCCTGCCAGGACATCCGGTTCGGCCGTCTCGTGGCCGAACCGGCCGAACAGTTCGGCCAGGAGGTCGGCGAGACGGGTGACGGCCGGGGGGTCGAAGGCTCCGGCGAGGTAGGAGAACTTCAGCCGCAGCCGTGCGCCGGGGAAGACGGACAGGGTGACCGGATAGTGGGTGCGCTCGGCGAGGTCGGCGTGGGCCAGGCGCAGACCGCCGGCCTCGATGCCGTCGTCCATCGGGTAGTTCTCGAAGGCGACGACGGTGTCGAACAGCGCGTCGAAGCCGGAGGCGCGGGTCAGTTCCGCCAGCGAGGCGTGCTGGTGGGCGTGGAGGGACCGCTGTTCGCGCTGGAGCCGGGTCAGCAGCGCGGTCAGTGTCTCGTCCCGGTCGATCCGCACCCGGACCGGCAGGGTGTTCACGAACAGGCCGAGCATCGACTCCGCGCCGGGCAGCTCGGGCGGGCGCCCGGATACGGTCGCGCCGAACACGACGTCGTCCCGGCCGGTGAAGGCGCCCAGCAGCAGCCCCCACAGGCCCTGCACCACGGTGTTGAGGGTGAGCCGGTGCGTACGGGCCGTCGCCGTCAGGGCGTCGGTGAGCGCCTCGGACAGCACCAGTTCGTGGACGCCGTGCCCGTCGGAGGCGCGGTCGGCCCGCGCGAGCAGCGTGGGGGCCCGCAGCCCGTCGAGGCGCTCCCGCCACACCCCGGCCGTGGTCTCGTGGTCCTGCCGGTCGAGCCAGGCCAGGTAGTCGCGGTACGGGGCGGCGGGCGCGGGCGGTTCGGCGCCCCCGTACAGGGTGAACAGTTCGCGCACGAGCAGGGGCAGGGACCAGCCGTCGAGCAGCAGGTGGTGATGGGTCAGGACGAGGCGGCGGTCGCCGAGGGCGGTGAACCGCAGCAGGGGCGGGCGGACGACGCTGAAGCCGCGGGCGCGGTCGCGGGCGAGGAAGGCCGCCAGGTCGTCCTCGTCGCGCTCCTCCCAGGGGACCTTCACCTCGGCGGGGACGACCTGCACGGGGGCGCCCGCCGAGCGGCTGCGGAACGCGGACCGCAGGTTCGGGTGGCGGTGCAGCAGGGCGGTGGCGGCGGCCCGCATCCGCTCGGGGTCGAAGCCGCCGTCGGTCTCCAGGACGAGCTGGCCGACGTAGGGGTCCTCGGGCTCGTACAGGGCGAGGAACAGCAGGCCCTCCTGGAGCGGGGAGAGGGGCAGCACGTCGGTGGCGCCCCGGAACCGGTCCAGCTCCTCCTGGGTGATGCGGACGAGCGGCACGTCGGAGACGGTGAGACCGCCCCGGGTGTGCGCGGCCAGTTCGGTCAGGGCCTCGGTCCACGCCTCGGCGAGGGCACGTACCTCGGTCTCCGTGAGGACGCCCGGGGGGGTAGGTCCACTCGGCGGTCAGTGCGCCGTCACGGACGTGGGCGTCGATCTGGAGGGCGTGGGTGAGCGCGAGGTCGTCGTCGGCCAGCAGGCCGACCGCGGCCTCGCCGTCGGCGAGGTGCCAGCCGCCGAGGTCGTGCGCGTCCAGCCGGCCCAGGTAGTTGAAGGCGATCTGGGGTGCGCGCAGTCCGGTGAGCCGGTCGCGCAGCAGGTCGTGGCCGCGACCGCCGTGCGGGACGGCGCGCAGTTCCTCCTTGGTGCGCTTGATGAGGCGGGCGCCGGTCTCGGTGCCGGCGCCCAGGCGCACGGGGTGGATTCGGGTGAACCAGCCGACGGTGGTGGACAGGTCCGTCCCCGCCGGGAGGTGGTCGCGGCCGTGGCCCTCCAGGTCGACCAGGACCGGCCCCTCGCCCCGCCGACGCTGCACGGCGGCCGAGAGCGCGGCGAGCAGGATGTCGTCCGGGCCGGCCCGGTAGGCGGCGGGCAGGGTGGCCAGCAGGGTCCGGGTGAGGTCGGCCGGGACGGTGACGGTGACCGAGCGGGCGGTGCCGTGGACGTCCCGGGCGGGGTCCAGCGGGCGGGCCCC encodes the following:
- a CDS encoding non-ribosomal peptide synthetase; amino-acid sequence: MPLVRITQEELDRFRGATDVLPLSPLQEGLLFLALYEPEDPYVGQLVLETDGGFDPERMRAAATALLHRHPNLRSAFRSRSAGAPVQVVPAEVKVPWEERDEDDLAAFLARDRARGFSVVRPPLLRFTALGDRRLVLTHHHLLLDGWSLPLLVRELFTLYGGAEPPAPAAPYRDYLAWLDRQDHETTAGVWRERLDGLRAPTLLARADRASDGHGVHELVLSEALTDALTATARTHRLTLNTVVQGLWGLLLGAFTGRDDVVFGATVSGRPPELPGAESMLGLFVNTLPVRVRIDRDETLTALLTRLQREQRSLHAHQHASLAELTRASGFDALFDTVVAFENYPMDDGIEAGGLRLAHADLAERTHYPVTLSVFPGARLRLKFSYLAGAFDPPAVTRLADLLAELFGRFGHETAEPDVLAGELVEVDDADRLLVMGAAAVETGSAPVAPAGGGEPRSPEETSLCAIVAEVLGVERVGVDDEFFALGGTSILMIRLVHRVRDEFGVDVSLRDLFAAPTVAGVAARLTSLAPQAKRLTAEERPGRVPLSFAQERMWFLQSLQGSSGTYNIPLAIRLTGALDTDALAGALAELVARHEALRTVYPEDAEGPHQVVLPPDTPYTTEYVRDAAPDLAADAARAFDLTRDVPLRTTLYETGPDTYVLLLVVHHIAADGASLRPMAEDITTGYRARTGAATPGFPELIVQYPDFAIWQRETLAADLPRQIEYWKQHLDGLPPEVTFPGDRPRPAVATHRGDHVEFPVAPELYQRMLDLAGRTRTTPFMVLQAAVSLLLTRLGAGEDIPLGGVIADRPDSVLDDVVGVFINTLVYRMDTSGDPSFEELLVRVRETGLAAYAHQGVPFERLVEEVNPERSRSRHAFFQVMLAWLDLTEARFDLPGVTADPGPVTSGTAKFDVHFDCHVHEGGGLLCRLEYATDLYDRRTAESFAARFVRVLERVTADPGQRLSEVDVLGAADRALVLTGWNDTTVAFDAEDAAVALLEAHALRTPDAEAVRFEGERVTYGEFDARVNRLAHALRERGVGPESRVAVMLPRSVDLMVALWAVLKTGAAYVPIDTGYPADRIAYILADSHARLLISDRDADGFERIAPDAEGPARNPGAPTANPGVTAHGDNAAYVIYTSGSTGRPKGTVNTYAGMANRLWWMQRDHRLAPGEQVLQSTPVSFDVSVWEVFWTLMYGGTLVVARPDGHRDPLYLERLMREESVAVVHLSASMLGAYLAETRLPDSVRLVVSGDEALPAELVRRFHDDSRAVLLNAYGPTEAAVDVTAWAAPADTETVLIGGPVANTRVYVLDSTLAPVAPGAPGELYVEGVQLARGYLDRPALTAERFVASPYGPPGARMYRTGDLARWTADGELEYLGRADNQVKLRGFRVELGEIEDALTDHPAVARAAAAVHGQWLVGYVVPAAPGVPVDAQELRDRLAARLPEYMVPAQIVTLDVLPLTPNGKLDRRALPVPDLAHTAGRGPRTPQEEILCGLFAEVLRVPEVSIDDDFFALGGHSLLVTRLAGRIRAALDTDLELSVLFEATTVAKLATRLDGNGPRRTGVTALPREGRLPLSYAQERLWFLHRFEGPSPTYNLPVALRLTGDLDVAALTAALDDLAGRHEELRTVFAEDEHGPHQVVLASVPPLTVVRATETELDERVADAVRTPFDLTAQPPLRATLFDLGAGDHVLLLVLHHIAGDGASMAPLARDLADAYAARARGEAPGWAQLPLQYADFAVWQRAALGEADDPDSALSRQLDHWRTALTGLPEQLELPFDRPRPAVPTHRGDTVPLAVEPAVHEALVRLAREHHTTVFMVVHAALATLLHRLGAGDDIVIGSPVANRADEALTPLVGFFANNLVLRTDLTGDPDFTEVLRRVRAADLAAYAHQDVPFERVVEAVNPARSTARHPLFQTGLNFNNADQQAALDLAVDLPGLTARVRPVASPAAKFDLSFFLTERPEGGIGGLLEFATDLFDRDSAARIAERFTRLLTAVVAEPGRPVGEFDVVDADERRLLLTEWNSNDHEVPARTLTDLIEDQAARTPDAPAVVFGATELSYAELDARADRLARHLLDLGAGPERYVAVLMPVSEDIPVTLLAALKTGAGYLPLDPAHPADRLAFMLADIAPVAVVTTAELAATVGALTDAPVVTTADPAIAAQPSGPLTAVDRRPEHAAFVIFTSGSTGRPKAVVVEHRSLVAYLAWATHEYESLRRRVLVHSPVSFDLTATGMFGPLISGGTVELVRWGASGPDPDAAVTRPDFVKATPSHLHLLGVVPEEYSPEGQLVLGGESLLGDVLDAWRARHPGVTVLNEYGPTETTIGCSLFRIEPGDPVPPGVITIGTPAWNTRMYVLDALLRPAPVGTAGELYVAGDLVTRGYHGRPGLTAGRFVADPFGAPGTRMYRTGDLARWTASGRLEFVSRVDDQVKIRGFRIELGEVEAVLTAQPGIDAAAVVVREDTPGDKRLVAYVVPEPDHPADPAALRAAAARALPDYMVPAAFVVLEKLPLTANGKIARKALPAPDRTAEGTGRRPAEGMERRVADLFAAVLGVPDVGADDDFFHLGGHSLLAARLVNRFRADLGAELSVREVFERPTVARLAELPAVRPTRAARPPLVRRERPDRVPLSAAQRRMWFLDRLDGRSRTYTIPVVLRMTGALDTDALRDAFGDLCRRHDVLRTVIADGPEGPHQVVVDTEPRFTVRPYDPADRDSAAFDPATFDAGLAEAARSPFALDRQPPIQAVLFTDGEREHALLLLLHHIAGDGASMRPLAADLSTAYTARLAGRAPDWTPLPLQYADYALWERELPTDRLDFWTRELAGIPDQTELPTDRPRPAVASQRGGTVPFTVPAALRDRVEALGRERGASAFMVLHATLVTLLDRLGAGHDIVIGTPVEARPDTALEGLVGLFANTLALRADTSGDPTFEELLDRVRAADVAAYDHTDVPFEQLVEVLNPVRSRSRHPLFQVMLTVNQQAIAPTLTGLDVTVGDVPGDRAKFDLSLTLVETGQRGEGGWSGSVEYASDLFDRATAEGVADRYLRLLEEVTADPARPLHALPLLTPAERDDVLVRRNDTGRPLPGASLPEMFEAQVKDTPHAVAVVADGKEGVGATDATGSTAATGATELTYDELTYDELTYDELNRRANRLARHLIALGAGPETVVAVVLPRRPEVVVALLAVLKTGAAYLPVDPANPRARIDALVADAGARIVLDEETYPVVPDDLPDGDLGIPVHPHQAAYLIHTSGSTGRPKGVVVEHGALAAYLSEAAAMYPAASGESLVHTSLAFDMPVTTLFTPLVTGGRVRFADLDENTPTPALLKVTPSHLRLLESLPDRVSDARDLVIGGEALDGTALQAWRDRHPGAVVINEYGPTEATVGCVVHRLEPHDRLDAGPVPIGRPIGNARVYVLDERLQPVPDGVWGELYLAGAGLARGYAGRPGQSAERFVADPYGPPGTRMYRVGDRARWNRAGVLEYAGRVDDQVKIRGYRIEPGEIETALTALDGVARAAVIAREDRPGDQRLVAYVVPGPETSLAADELKARLATVLPAHLVPSAFVEVDTIPLNANGKLDRRALPAPPDTAAGTGRAPRTEQETLLCGLFAEVLGVPEVSADDDFFALGGHSLLAVRLAARIGETLEVRFGLSALLEAPTPAGLARHLTEDGPNTVSWVPDSEAELSPALRFTSGTPLSGSPDARNAVPCADGPREILLTGATGFVGAFLLAELLHGTPARVHCLVRARTDAEADERLTGALRRYGIDLGPASDEPRLNVVRGDLAAVDLGLGPAEWAELRERVDTIVHGGAHVHHLSPYTRLKPANVEGTRTLLRLAAEGRPKAFHHLSTLGVFGLGQDSRLVTEESPITDEKHPFGNGYAASKWVADRLVERAFDRGATGAIHRLGRVWAHTSTGAVGPDDMFSRLLTSCVALGCHPVGPDLEEALLPVDVLARAVVELILTGTGTARVHHLHHPHRVGVDAFMSGHDRMRGTVSEPVPLTEWLRRLRRASGRGQDLPILPYQADLEEHARNTPDPRQPTLAFDNDRTLRRLRDLAVAIPDIDEAAITRYWDFVER